TGGACACAAGAACGACCTACTTCAGCAATTTCGTCTGGTAGGTTATAAATAGATGTGATATCAAATTCGTTTTCGCTATAAAAACCAATTCCGTTTTTTGCATTTTGTCGTGTCAGAATTCGGTAGGTTCCGACGATTTTTTTATCATCTGTAGATTTATCAATAACGATGAGGTGGTGGCAGTACAAATCATACTCATCACGATCTTTTCTAGTAGCAGAAGATTGTGGCAGACCTTCTCCCATTTCTAAGTTAAACACTTCATAACGTAACGCAAGTGCTCTTTCAATTTCGAGTTGGTTTTCCGCTAAACGAACTTCTAAGATTCGTTCTGTTTTGTTGATTGTATTTGGTTTCATAGGATTTTGTTTCCTCTTGTTTATCTTCATGTTACGCTAAAGGATCTCGGTTACGATTTTGTGACATTCCAATGAAATTCCAGGAAAGAATGAGGTAATTGTATCATTACAAATCAATGACAGGTACACTTGGAATTGAGTGACTAAATGACCTATGTGACTATTTGTTTCAATTTTCAAAAGAAAAGTTCCAAGTGATTATTTGTAAGGTTACCACAATCGAAAATTTTCCTTTTTTTTAGAACCAATGTAAAGAAATTTATTTCCTCATGAATACTAAAAATCAGGAGCCGATTTCAAAAAGACTTTGGGCAAATCGTGGATGGATCCGAAGGGTTATAAAATTTGTAGGAATTTAAAATCGAATATTCCACCACCAAGGTTTGAGTTTCTGATTTTATAGGCACCGCCAAATATCCATTCCATGAACAAGGTATAGCATTTTTAACGTTCGTAACGAAACCTGAGTGAAACTTTTGGTTGAACACCAAGAGTTTACTTTGGGGTAATGGGCCAAAGGTAAACTGATCTGGTTTCCATTGGATTGGTTTTACTTTCTCAAAAGAAGGGTATAAATAAAATTCACCATGATACTCTTGTGAATCAAACGGTAGGTTTGTGAAGTAAAAAGTTAGGTTCTCATAGATATCATTTGTGGATAAATTGTTTCGAATCGCAAGGACCATCCGAGAATCAGAGCGATAATCAGGTAAAGTTTGTACGGTAATTGGATACGATTCTTTGTTTTCTTGGATTCTTGTTTGAGGTTGTAAGACAAAAATTTCATCTAAATACTTTGTGTTTTTTTTACGCACATCTAAGGTGTGTAAGGATAAAAATACTAATGTTAAAATAGAAAAATAAATTTTGAATTTTTCTTTAACCAAGTCAAAAACTGTTTGGTATCCTTCCACCAAACACCAAGTAAACAAAAATACCACACTTAGGCTCCACCGTGGATAAACTCTTTCCGAAGAATAAACGGGGATATGTTCGATTAGGCTTGCAGGAGAGAATAATGCCGTTTTGCCTAACATCATCCATATTAAAACCAAAAGTAGTCCCAAAACAAAATATGACTTACGTTTGCTGAATAGAAGCAGTGGTGACGCATACAAAGGGAGTTGGCCAATATAATTTCCATATTCCCAATAACGGTATTGCATCTTAGTTAGCGATTGAGAAAGCAGAGGGTGTTGGGAAGGTCCAAAAAAAATAGGATATAAATCAGATAAAGAAAGTGAAAAATTATCGGGAACAAAATACCTCCCAACTTTATGGACAAAAAGAAACATGGGAACCCATTTGAAAGAAAGAATAAAAAGGATCAAAAAGATCATAACAATCAAACGTTGTATGGAATCCTCTTTTTGTTCCGAAATGAAAATCTCTCTGATACTTAAACAAATTAGCAAAAACGCGATTTGTGTGATTGGGTAAATAGCACCTTCCGATAACAGTATGTAGGCGATGGTGAGGGTAAGACAAAAAATCCATTTATTTGGGTTTGTTAAAAGGGATAAAAAATAAAAAACAAAAGCAGGTAAGAGGAATCCTTGGATTTGGTTCATGTGACCTGCATAAAATTTTTGAAAAAAATAACCAGAGAATTGGAACATACAAACAAAGATAATTGATGTTAGATGAGAAGACTTATTGTACAAACGAAAGGAGTGGAAATTTAAAATCCCAGAAAGTACAAAGTAAAAAATGAAACTTAGTTTGAGTGCCGTAAGGCCTGTGAAAAAAAGTGCAAAAAGGTGAGTGAAACTCCCCAGTTTACTCGATGGGTTTTCCCAGACTGGAAAACCTGCCCCATAATAAGGATTCCAGAAAGGAAAACTTCCAAATTCTAAAAAGGATTTTCGTAAAAACTCTACATGGAAGGTATACATATCCCAATCAAATTTTCCAAGCAGTTCATTTGATTGGAAAACATTAGGGAAGTTCCAGAGATAAAGTACAAAAAAGAAAAGAAGGCCAAAATATGGCCTAATGTGCTTCATCCCAATTTCCACCAAACTTGCCTTGTGCGACAATTGGAACTTTGAGTATCATAGCAGTTTCCATTTCTTCTTTTGCCATTTTATAAAAATCATTTTTTTCTTTTGGATCTACTTCAAAAACAAGTTCATCATGCACTTGTAATAAAAGTTTGGATCGATAAGATTCTTTTTTGATTTTTTCATGGATTCGAATCATTGCCAATTTGATCATATCTGCCGAAGTCCCTTGGATCGGAGAATTGATGGCAACACGTTTGGCCCCTTCACTTACCATCTTATGCGAAGAATGGATGTCAGGTAGGTAACGCCTACGCCCAAGTAGGGTTTCTACATATCCATTTTCTTTACAGAACTCTACGATCTCTTCCATATAAGTGGCAACACCTTTGTATGCGGCAAAATATTTCTCAATAAACTCTTTTGCTTCTTTTCGGCTGATTCGTAAATTATTGGACAATCCAAAAGAAGTAACACCATAAATCACAGAAAAGTTCACAACTTTTGCTTTGTTTCGCATATCGGGAGTTACTTGGTCTTCTGAAACTCCAAAAATTCCCGCGGCAGTTCTTTTGTGAATATCAGCTCCCGATTTGTAAGCATCAATCATATTGGGATCATTGGAGAAATGCGCCATAATCCGAAGTTCAATTTGGCTATAGTCAAGGGAAAGGATTTCGAAACCTTTTTTAGCAAGAAATCCTTTTCGTAATAACCTTCCTTCTTCATCTTTGATGGGGATGTTTTGTAAGTTTGGATTTGTAGAAGAGAGCCGTCCAGTGGCCGCAATGGTTTGGTTATAACTGGTATGGATCCGACTTGTTTTTGGATTTACAAGTGTTGGCAAAGTATCCGTATACGTTGATTTTAATTTAGAAAATTTTCGAATGGCTAATAAATCGTCGATGATGGGGTGAGTGCCTTGTAGGGATTCTAAAACAGAATGATCTGTTGAATACCCAGTTTGTGTTTTTTTCTCAGCAGGGAGACTTAAATCTTCGAATAATACGGTTTGTAGTTCTTTTGTGGAATTAACATTAAACTGCCTTCCCGCATAAAAATGAATGTTCTTTTCATGTTCTTTGATTTTGGTATCAAAGGTAACTGACAAAGATTCAAAGTATTTTTTGTCTACGGCAATCCCTTCATATTCCATGTCGGCCAAGGTAAGTAATACTGGCATTTCAATTTCATAAAAAAGTTTATTATGTATCCCTTCTTCCATTTTAGGTGATAGTGCATTATGGAGTTGTAATGTAATATCTGCATCTTCACAAGCATATTCAGATACTTTATCTGGATCTATATCATAAAGATTTTGTTTCTTTTTGCCTGTACCAACTAACTCTTCGTAAGTGATTGTTTTGTAGTTGAGATAGTCAACTGCCATATCATCCATGTTATGGCGTCTTTCTCCAGGATTTAGAAGATAAGAGGCAAGCATGGTATCAAAATAAATTCCATTGAGTTCGATCCCATAATTACGAAATACTAAAAGATCGTATTTAATGTTTTGGCCAAGTTTTTTCCATTTTGCATCCTCTAACATTGGTTTTAGGATTTGAAGTGCTTCTTCTGCTTTTGGTAGGAGGTGGCTATAGATGGATTCCGAATGGGAAAATGCAATATAATAGGCAACACCTGGATCTTCGGAAAAAGAAACACCGAGTAACTCCGCTAACATGGGATCTTGCGAAGTGGTTTCGGTATCAATTGATAAAGGTTTTTTCGGGTTTAATTTGGAGACGATTTTTTTTAATTCATCTAAGGATAAAATTCGTTTGTAAGATTGTTTAGCGACAACTGCGGATTTGGACTGTGATCCCTTTCCTTTTTTGGAACCATCTATAGATTCGTCGTTGTTCGTTTCTTTTTTCCCTTTCGTGGACTTTTTGGCAGCAGGTGTTTCTTCTTTTGAGTCGCCATCACTAGCAATGGGGATGCCTGCTTGTTTTGCTAAATCTCGATGGAGGACATTGTAACCTTCATCTTTAAAGTACTGCACTTTTTTTGGATCATAATAGTTCGGTAGTTTTAGATCCGACTTTTTGATATCAAGTTTGAGATTCGTTACAATAGTTGCGAGTTTTCTTGATAAAAATGCATTTTCTTTTTCAGCGATGAGTTTATCGATGAGAGATTTGTTTTTGACCTTATCAATTTTTTTGTAAATGGTTTCTAAATCTCCAAATTCTTGGATGAGTTTTGCGGCACCTTTTTCACCAATGCCTTTGACACCTGGGATATTGTCTGAAGCATCACCAAGTAAACCCATATAATCGGTGACTTGTTCTTTTGTGATTCCAATATTTGTTTTTACCCATTTTGGATCTATTTTTTCAAATTCAGAAACTCCGCGCTTTCCACGTAACATGTGTATGTTTTTATCTAAAACTTGGTATAAATCTTTATCACTGGAAAGGATGACAATTTCATCAAAATCTTTTCCGAATTTTTTACATAAGGAACCAATAATATCATCTGCTTCGATCCCGTTGATTTTATACATTGGGAATTCCAAGGCTTGCAACATCTCATAAATTTTATGGATTTGAGGTTTTAAGTCCTCAGGCATTGGTTTTCTGTGAGCTTTGTAATCTTCGTAAATATCGTTTCGTTCTAACCTTGTTCCAGGATCAAACGTAAATGCAATGTGAGTGACATGTTCATCTTGTAATAGTTTGAAGAGCATCCTCCAAAATCCAAAAATCGCACCACTGGGAAGTCCTGTTTTGGAATTGGTTAAATTAGATGCAGCAAAGGCAAAATAAGCACGAAATGCGAGTGCATGCCCATCGATGATTAATAATCTTCCGCTCATTTGCCTTCTCCATACAAGGAATCACCTAAAAAAGAATAATAGATTAATTTTGTTTTATCGATTGTTTTAGTAACTGAAAATCGCTTTACAGATGTTTTGTTGAAGTTTCCAAATTGATTCCTAAGTTCTTCAGAGGATACAAGTTTATCCAGGCCAAGAGCAATGGAATCGGAATCACCCACTGGGCAAACAAAAGCTCCCTCATTATGGTCCAACATCTCTCCTATACCACCACCATTGGTTGCAACAATCGGCAAACTACAAGCCATTGCATCGAGTACTGCAGTTCCAAGTCCTTCTTCCTTTGAAGTCAATGTGAAAATATCAAATAAAGAAAGTAAGGCGGGAATATCTTTTCTATAACCTGTAAAAATGATTTTATCATTTAGGTTTAAACTTTCCGTTAGACTTTTGAGTTTTTTTTCTAATTTCCCTTCTCCAACAATCAAAAGTCGAAAATCTAAATTAGTTTTCATCTTTGAGATGGCATGAATCAATGTTTCTTGGTCTTTATGATCAACTAGGGCTGCTACATTTCCGATTACGACAGCCTTTTTTGGAATTTGGAATTCTTCCCGTAAATATTCATGTGCTGTAGGTTTCGAAAAACGTTTGAGGTCAATTCCAGAATATACAGTGATAATCCTTTCGGGATCAATTTTACTGCTCATCATCACTTCTTTGATTTTCTGAGAAACTGGCAGATAATAATCGTTAGCTGGGTGTTGGTATTTCCATTTTGAGAAAAAACTAGTTTTTGGTTTAAAATCGACTCTTCTGGAAACAATGAGTGGGATATTAAGATGGTTTCTTTTCGCTAATAGAGCCAATGTATGTGCATGGGCGGTATGGGTATGAATGAGTTTGATATTTTTTGAAATACAGAGAGATCGAATATTCTTATATGCTTTTCTATCCCATTCGCCACGCATCTCAATTGGAAAAAATTCATATCCATTGTCTTTACATTTAGTTTCTAAAGGGGAACCAGGTTGTCCCACAACTACTTGGGGGATTTTGAAATTTGCCAAACCTTGGACGAGATAATAAAGCTGTTGTTCTCCAC
The sequence above is a segment of the Leptospira sp. WS39.C2 genome. Coding sequences within it:
- the polA gene encoding DNA polymerase I, yielding MSGRLLIIDGHALAFRAYFAFAASNLTNSKTGLPSGAIFGFWRMLFKLLQDEHVTHIAFTFDPGTRLERNDIYEDYKAHRKPMPEDLKPQIHKIYEMLQALEFPMYKINGIEADDIIGSLCKKFGKDFDEIVILSSDKDLYQVLDKNIHMLRGKRGVSEFEKIDPKWVKTNIGITKEQVTDYMGLLGDASDNIPGVKGIGEKGAAKLIQEFGDLETIYKKIDKVKNKSLIDKLIAEKENAFLSRKLATIVTNLKLDIKKSDLKLPNYYDPKKVQYFKDEGYNVLHRDLAKQAGIPIASDGDSKEETPAAKKSTKGKKETNNDESIDGSKKGKGSQSKSAVVAKQSYKRILSLDELKKIVSKLNPKKPLSIDTETTSQDPMLAELLGVSFSEDPGVAYYIAFSHSESIYSHLLPKAEEALQILKPMLEDAKWKKLGQNIKYDLLVFRNYGIELNGIYFDTMLASYLLNPGERRHNMDDMAVDYLNYKTITYEELVGTGKKKQNLYDIDPDKVSEYACEDADITLQLHNALSPKMEEGIHNKLFYEIEMPVLLTLADMEYEGIAVDKKYFESLSVTFDTKIKEHEKNIHFYAGRQFNVNSTKELQTVLFEDLSLPAEKKTQTGYSTDHSVLESLQGTHPIIDDLLAIRKFSKLKSTYTDTLPTLVNPKTSRIHTSYNQTIAATGRLSSTNPNLQNIPIKDEEGRLLRKGFLAKKGFEILSLDYSQIELRIMAHFSNDPNMIDAYKSGADIHKRTAAGIFGVSEDQVTPDMRNKAKVVNFSVIYGVTSFGLSNNLRISRKEAKEFIEKYFAAYKGVATYMEEIVEFCKENGYVETLLGRRRYLPDIHSSHKMVSEGAKRVAINSPIQGTSADMIKLAMIRIHEKIKKESYRSKLLLQVHDELVFEVDPKEKNDFYKMAKEEMETAMILKVPIVAQGKFGGNWDEAH
- a CDS encoding glycosyltransferase, with the protein product MILHINTSREWRGGEQQLYYLVQGLANFKIPQVVVGQPGSPLETKCKDNGYEFFPIEMRGEWDRKAYKNIRSLCISKNIKLIHTHTAHAHTLALLAKRNHLNIPLIVSRRVDFKPKTSFFSKWKYQHPANDYYLPVSQKIKEVMMSSKIDPERIITVYSGIDLKRFSKPTAHEYLREEFQIPKKAVVIGNVAALVDHKDQETLIHAISKMKTNLDFRLLIVGEGKLEKKLKSLTESLNLNDKIIFTGYRKDIPALLSLFDIFTLTSKEEGLGTAVLDAMACSLPIVATNGGGIGEMLDHNEGAFVCPVGDSDSIALGLDKLVSSEELRNQFGNFNKTSVKRFSVTKTIDKTKLIYYSFLGDSLYGEGK